From Acinetobacter suaedae, one genomic window encodes:
- a CDS encoding TonB-dependent siderophore receptor, with protein MSSTLSFKRNSLFLALSSLVSISPYSFAADEVSQQLPTIQVKATQEENSDSESTKSYTIKNSSSATKLNIAAKETPQTINVITRQQIEDFGLTSTRDILNNTPGVTVNALETERAVYMARGFEISNILIDGVGFPLTNWNTTDTNPDSYFYDRIEVVKGANALTNAFGDPSATINYVRKRPTKEFQASSSLSYGSWDTQRYEADASGRLNDHIRARLAGFQQTGDSHLDRYSSEKNGIVGVIEADITDSTLLTIGASQEKNKPNANNWGAIPLMDSSGKQLSYDRSFNPNPDWAYWDNTSRNAFIELKQKFLDTWSANLSYNYNEKDRESQLLYYYGYPNADGSGVSLTPNGYLENNKLHTADFNLQGKFDLFNREHEAIIGYTFSKSDQVDHQKQGTLHDSNINHVSSEYNGQISVTPYTTNWASWTPKHVTWSDFVKQADYSQRNESIYAATRLHLNDDLKVTLGANYVKAKSEGYSYTSPMNYDESKLSPYAGITYNFSPEYIGYMSYTSIFRPQTSVNEATGKVADPIEGKSYEVGIKSAWLDDKLTGTLAIFRTEENNYPLRSSDGHPLNRKVGISDLRSQGVEVGLAGQLTDQVNVSLGYAQFSLQDLKNGGAARTYNPTQTFNLLTTYTPAQLPKLKVGAGLQWQGKTSIFDNVKSAYLKQSDYALLNLMASYEVNQHFTVQANANNVTDKNYLNSFTYSQAFYGEPANYSVALKFKY; from the coding sequence ATGAGCTCGACCCTCTCCTTCAAACGAAACTCACTTTTTCTTGCGCTATCAAGCTTAGTCAGCATTAGCCCCTACAGCTTTGCAGCAGATGAAGTATCACAGCAACTCCCAACCATTCAAGTCAAAGCGACTCAGGAAGAAAATTCGGATTCTGAAAGCACCAAATCCTATACGATTAAAAATAGCTCAAGTGCGACCAAGCTCAATATCGCAGCCAAAGAAACCCCTCAAACCATCAATGTCATCACTCGCCAACAGATCGAAGACTTTGGTTTAACCTCAACACGAGATATTTTAAATAATACCCCTGGCGTAACAGTCAATGCGCTCGAAACGGAACGCGCCGTATATATGGCTCGCGGATTCGAAATTTCAAATATATTAATTGATGGTGTTGGTTTCCCATTAACCAATTGGAATACCACAGATACTAATCCTGACAGTTATTTTTATGATCGTATTGAAGTCGTTAAAGGCGCAAATGCTTTAACCAATGCTTTTGGTGATCCAAGTGCAACCATCAACTACGTTCGAAAGCGCCCAACCAAAGAGTTTCAAGCCAGCAGCTCTCTTAGCTATGGTTCGTGGGACACGCAACGCTATGAAGCAGATGCTTCTGGTCGTTTAAATGATCATATACGTGCAAGATTGGCTGGCTTCCAACAAACAGGTGACTCACATCTCGATCGTTATTCCTCAGAAAAAAATGGAATTGTAGGTGTTATAGAAGCAGATATTACTGACTCTACCCTTCTCACCATTGGTGCCAGTCAAGAAAAAAATAAACCAAATGCCAACAACTGGGGTGCGATCCCACTCATGGATAGTTCTGGCAAACAACTCAGTTATGATCGCTCATTTAACCCCAATCCAGATTGGGCATATTGGGACAACACTTCTAGAAATGCATTTATCGAACTAAAACAAAAATTCCTAGATACATGGTCTGCTAACCTAAGCTATAACTACAATGAAAAAGATCGTGAAAGCCAGCTTTTATACTATTATGGCTATCCAAACGCAGACGGCTCAGGAGTTTCATTAACACCAAATGGTTATTTAGAGAATAATAAACTACACACTGCTGATTTTAATCTTCAAGGCAAATTTGACCTATTTAATCGAGAGCATGAAGCAATCATTGGTTATACCTTTTCTAAAAGTGATCAAGTTGACCACCAAAAGCAAGGTACGCTACATGACAGCAATATCAATCATGTAAGCTCTGAATACAACGGACAAATCTCAGTTACACCTTATACAACCAATTGGGCAAGCTGGACACCAAAGCATGTCACTTGGTCAGATTTCGTCAAACAAGCTGACTACAGCCAACGTAATGAATCTATTTATGCAGCCACACGTCTTCACCTCAATGATGATCTCAAAGTGACACTTGGCGCCAACTACGTTAAAGCAAAAAGTGAGGGTTATAGCTACACCTCACCAATGAATTACGATGAAAGTAAGCTTTCGCCTTATGCAGGGATTACCTATAACTTTAGCCCTGAATATATAGGTTATATGAGTTACACCTCGATCTTTCGCCCTCAAACTTCTGTGAATGAAGCCACAGGAAAAGTTGCCGATCCAATCGAAGGTAAAAGCTATGAAGTTGGGATTAAAAGTGCGTGGTTAGATGACAAACTAACAGGAACCTTGGCGATATTTAGAACAGAAGAAAATAATTATCCTCTGCGCTCAAGTGACGGACATCCTTTAAATCGAAAAGTTGGGATTAGTGATTTACGTTCACAAGGTGTCGAAGTTGGTTTGGCAGGACAATTAACCGATCAAGTCAACGTCTCTCTTGGTTATGCTCAATTTAGTTTACAAGATCTAAAAAATGGTGGGGCTGCGAGAACTTATAATCCGACTCAAACCTTTAATCTACTGACCACCTATACACCTGCTCAACTACCAAAACTAAAAGTTGGCGCAGGACTGCAATGGCAAGGGAAAACCTCGATTTTTGACAATGTAAAATCGGCGTATTTGAAACAAAGTGATTATGCTTTACTAAATCTAATGGCAAGCTATGAAGTGAACCAACATTTCACCGTTCAGGCCAATGCAAATAATGTCACTGATAAAAATTATTTAAATAGCTTCACTTATAGTCAAGCATTCTACGGAGAACCTGCAAACTATAGCGTTGCGCTTAAGTTTAAATATTAA
- a CDS encoding ShlB/FhaC/HecB family hemolysin secretion/activation protein, whose protein sequence is MNKTIRFYAACVASIPLSAIAADLKSPPSPEQISTLEVVRQDQRLHELKQQLLEQNIQLTPKPAKDHQSLQSIVVAESPCFKINQLSLDITNNQDQRYSPKDFDFVIKALSDPKKGILGQCIGTQSLQNLVKFAQNEVLKKGYLTTQVIAPQQDLNTGILELQLELGRLHQFIQKDAEPSKLELSAALPFKENDVLNLRQFDQGLENLKRATNRRLDLQIVPTNDEHHEHRGYSDVLISAEPLQKLNFNIGLDDSGTKSTGKYIGNVGIGVNSPFHLNDAFNLNFSHSLDNLHRDRNQNFFASYQLPFRNYDVSVSFNQSEYEQYVAGYNQPILYSGKNQQSNLTVSRLLSRGSHYKTSVYSKIYHKRSQNFIDDIEVGVQRRQTSGWNAGLQHRQYVGAGTVDVGLDYRHGTGAFNAKLAAEEQIRDINGEQRPAEGYSRAPLWSADLRLNYPLLILDHPAQYRLNWKGQYAPKILVPQDRFYIGGRYSVRGFDGDVMLSGDNGHYLQQEMSFGTAIPNTQFYLGIDQGWVNGRNSIAGKRHLIGSVFGLRSYSRGVYLDAFAGHGLVAPKTLAKDWVTGFSLSYSY, encoded by the coding sequence ATGAATAAAACAATTCGTTTTTATGCTGCATGTGTAGCATCTATCCCTCTCTCTGCGATCGCTGCTGACTTAAAGTCTCCCCCGAGTCCAGAACAAATCTCTACATTGGAAGTCGTTCGGCAGGATCAGCGTTTACATGAATTAAAGCAACAATTACTTGAGCAAAACATTCAGCTCACACCAAAACCAGCCAAGGATCATCAAAGCTTACAATCGATTGTTGTTGCAGAAAGCCCATGTTTTAAAATCAACCAACTCAGTTTAGATATTACAAACAATCAGGATCAGAGATACAGCCCAAAAGACTTCGACTTTGTCATCAAAGCATTAAGTGATCCCAAAAAAGGAATTTTGGGACAGTGCATTGGCACGCAAAGCCTACAAAACTTGGTGAAATTTGCACAGAATGAAGTGCTTAAGAAAGGCTACCTCACCACGCAAGTCATTGCTCCTCAACAAGACTTAAATACGGGCATTTTAGAATTACAGCTTGAACTAGGGCGATTGCATCAGTTCATTCAAAAAGATGCCGAGCCATCAAAATTAGAACTCTCCGCTGCGTTACCTTTTAAAGAAAATGATGTCCTTAATCTACGGCAGTTTGATCAAGGCTTAGAAAATTTAAAACGAGCAACCAATCGACGTTTAGACCTTCAAATTGTGCCAACAAATGATGAACACCATGAACATCGCGGCTATAGTGATGTATTGATTTCTGCTGAACCTTTACAAAAACTGAATTTTAATATCGGGCTTGATGACTCGGGCACTAAAAGTACAGGAAAATATATTGGTAATGTTGGGATTGGGGTAAACAGTCCATTTCATCTCAACGATGCATTCAATCTAAACTTTAGTCATTCACTAGATAACTTGCATCGTGACCGCAACCAAAACTTCTTTGCGAGCTATCAACTCCCATTTCGTAACTATGATGTGAGTGTTAGTTTTAACCAGTCAGAATACGAACAATATGTTGCAGGCTATAACCAACCAATTTTATATAGCGGAAAAAACCAACAAAGCAATCTTACTGTATCTCGTCTTTTAAGCCGTGGTAGTCACTATAAGACGAGTGTATATAGCAAAATCTATCATAAGCGTAGCCAAAACTTTATTGACGACATTGAAGTAGGCGTACAACGACGTCAAACCTCAGGCTGGAATGCAGGATTACAACACCGTCAATATGTAGGGGCTGGCACTGTAGATGTAGGGCTGGACTATCGGCATGGTACGGGTGCTTTTAATGCCAAACTTGCCGCAGAAGAACAAATTAGAGATATCAATGGAGAGCAGCGCCCTGCCGAAGGATATTCAAGAGCACCTTTATGGAGTGCGGACCTACGCCTTAACTATCCTTTACTGATTTTAGATCATCCCGCTCAATACCGTTTGAACTGGAAAGGGCAATACGCACCCAAGATTTTAGTCCCACAGGATCGCTTCTATATTGGCGGTCGATACAGTGTTAGAGGCTTTGATGGTGATGTCATGCTCTCAGGAGATAACGGACATTACCTACAACAGGAAATGAGCTTTGGAACAGCGATTCCCAATACCCAATTCTATTTGGGTATTGATCAAGGCTGGGTCAATGGACGCAATAGTATTGCGGGGAAACGACACCTCATAGGCAGTGTATTTGGACTACGTAGTTATTCTCGAGGGGTGTATTTAGATGCCTTTGCAGGACATGGGCTAGTTGCACCAAAAACCTTAGCAAAAGATTGGGTTACAGGCTTTAGCCTTAGTTATTCGTACTAA
- a CDS encoding two-partner secretion domain-containing protein codes for MNKNRYRIIYNKARQMFMAVAENAKSQSKASGQSTNSTTTSSEESFHQLWHVKALVASMSIWMPLSSVYAGMVADTGAPAANRPVIGVGQNSQKQNVPVINIQTPNKSGVSHNIYKEFDVPTQGAVLNNSRTGAASSIVGSVGANPYLQTGEARLILNEVNSARASQFEGNLEIAGQRADLIIANPSGINVKGGGFINANRATLTTGKPQFNADGSIKQFVIDQGKITISANTGSQLGLGGANNNANYLDIYTRALELNAQLHAEQDIQVVTGANTISADLTQIQNKTSTAAAPTVAIDVKALGGMYANNIYLVGTEKGLGVNNAGTLQAVNNLVVTSAGKIEHTGSISSTSKTQGLVSVSTTGTGTAADINSAGTISSFGLLSLDSGNDINIKAKDVTLNYEGVASSPLIVSAEGNVNVADSAKIRNMGATGDLYIDATNINLAANSELRSNRGSAHIQAQKDFTSNKAGLVAAKDLTISANNHLNLTDTRLHASTGNIQLQSSSKETALNKITVQGGSVSAAKEFAIYADKDITLNNIDFIKKANSSQAQVNSINAYAGNNLSFTTANQEFPYTAGKIQLGAGNQLRLEGKDKNSKLSGGGGLKLSGKNVTTKNIYMTGSGANGVDIVSDGGNILLDQGSRLWANTGDININALNGSITANSLQVGTLGKASLLASKNVILAANKVETAVTGTDAKNITYTPSKISAEKGIQIASIDNGYLRLNTINLDAKNGDIQLDAKGNISLVRSDVITQQQKADGSFSPNKTYLWSELNGKNILINSGASNSLHWGNLNATGNIQAQAKGTQFLYGMNLKSGANTTLHADGRQTLHYVTAQSAGHTALSTKDRLHLSSSIVAADGTTNWGVGNTVKLQADGVLSLVSGAGQYLQNTDLKGGAVLIESGSGFDVNKNVKVTATGSPLLNNDKDLKKLNGNLSIQTNDNLTIDPKLLTLSAVGDYDLMSKKGDLTLIGHGGTKGNGSEQVVKLNTANGGINLAGQKVELQGTQLNAAKDISIVSTDGDLIIDGVKNTLTSQPSTKHINDLSERKDYLDQEYTALRNDENYKRMMYLVNHEYTTKNGVIGALNEIKLLVEKLNERYLITVTPYGDGLTTRIDLANRRTMYITDVTVAQPYKQEFEDIKQTIAILGKNVTGYEHLGATLTSTIGNINLASNKGLSISGSTIDAQRGAVLIEAAGTLANEEYQIQGEFKSDIKNSVKQGKIKGSIIIDATQDSYEIGQVTNTDYNWRSPVNATTINGDKGVKIKAAGKSATDNLILQGVGITSNNGNVDIEAYKNIIFDVAVENAYDKSKKTETKRKWYGKKKTTTTIKTAERVGGVSVDIDAKNINITSEEAKKADDKETGTHRTSIDMYSSQLTAHGGKVKILAGGDINLLTADNLSKDTLDISKSNSWMGIKLNKSKYTSTRNIKSELPAVLEASYIGAQADGNIVLKGTEFNYLEGADIQAGQEIYLLGASKLVEATKTKTSNSVVWQSMQDQGSITETSKLPTFNGPVAPKFVGSLTVQVPVAKRTANQKELIAEIEKLAKTPGNAYLKSLVDNKDQKVNWEQILLTNEDWDYKSQGLTAAGAAILAIVIAAVTAGAGAAALGTTATVSSATTITVGGTQVAIAAGGTITTFGGSIIGYTAASGAAAVFSTAGAMINAGLTALATQASISAVNNGGDLTKVLKELGSKDSVKSLVTTVVTVGIMDSIGASFDIKLKDMPQLEKMANGFVQGVSSNIISSTVQGQSLSDSLEKALLAGLASSLQGGLSGEIKQLEDINYLLHKIAHAAAGCLAGALQKSCEAGAIGAVVGEMAADLVPRSKELKDMTPQERDAYNKKVVATAQLIAGTVSAYSGYDVNTAANSAAVAVTNNYLTSKEVNELKAELDKCTDNQCKTNAFMKYKVVSDANDAALRAACSGLGLNSNACTGHINALLDGLSQAQNVKLKSQYMAFNSLGKFDNTVQLKADAIKATNIFTTWANTNCGSGVSEAVCKSRYDALDVKRKEELQNALDVIAWMPVAGNAMSMADSFKVLLTGTGIAGLEQNRLLAAANIVSAGFGNRVTRTHNATNVVNHAPRLKPRIENGNSKEGWQHIDERHISGTSAKGAGDLFVKGTTRSQIEEASTQLVLSGTRISDPSSRLQTYEKRIVINGQRDRVRVVVDSHDKNRVITIFPVRSE; via the coding sequence ATGAACAAAAATCGTTACCGTATTATTTATAACAAAGCTCGTCAAATGTTTATGGCTGTTGCAGAAAATGCAAAAAGCCAAAGCAAAGCATCGGGTCAAAGTACTAACTCGACCACAACTAGCTCTGAAGAATCATTCCATCAGCTTTGGCATGTCAAGGCTTTGGTTGCCAGTATGAGCATATGGATGCCACTTTCATCGGTTTATGCAGGCATGGTAGCAGACACTGGCGCACCAGCTGCGAACCGACCTGTGATTGGGGTTGGACAAAATTCACAAAAACAAAATGTACCTGTCATTAATATTCAAACACCGAACAAAAGCGGTGTATCACACAACATTTATAAAGAGTTTGATGTCCCAACGCAGGGTGCAGTGCTCAACAACAGCCGTACAGGTGCTGCCTCAAGCATTGTGGGGAGTGTTGGTGCTAACCCATACTTACAAACAGGTGAAGCCCGCCTGATTTTAAATGAAGTCAACTCAGCACGCGCGAGCCAATTTGAAGGTAACCTTGAAATTGCGGGTCAACGCGCTGATTTGATTATTGCAAACCCATCGGGGATTAATGTTAAAGGTGGTGGTTTTATTAATGCCAATCGAGCCACTTTAACGACTGGTAAGCCGCAGTTCAATGCGGATGGTTCGATCAAACAATTTGTGATCGACCAAGGTAAGATCACCATTTCTGCAAATACAGGTTCACAGCTTGGCTTGGGTGGGGCAAATAACAACGCCAACTATCTTGATATTTATACCAGAGCTTTAGAACTCAATGCACAACTCCATGCTGAACAAGACATTCAGGTGGTGACAGGTGCTAATACCATTAGTGCAGATCTCACACAAATTCAGAATAAAACCTCAACTGCGGCGGCACCAACCGTTGCCATCGATGTCAAAGCATTGGGTGGCATGTATGCCAATAACATCTATCTTGTGGGTACAGAAAAAGGACTAGGGGTTAATAATGCGGGCACCCTACAAGCGGTAAATAATCTTGTGGTCACCAGTGCAGGAAAGATTGAACATACAGGAAGCATCAGTTCAACCAGTAAGACTCAAGGTTTGGTCAGTGTTTCGACTACAGGCACGGGGACAGCCGCTGATATTAATTCAGCAGGGACGATTAGTAGCTTTGGTTTGCTAAGTCTAGACTCTGGAAATGATATCAATATTAAAGCTAAAGATGTGACTTTGAATTATGAAGGTGTTGCATCTTCACCTTTGATCGTTAGTGCGGAAGGCAATGTTAATGTGGCTGATTCAGCCAAGATCAGAAATATGGGGGCAACAGGTGACCTCTATATTGATGCTACAAACATCAATTTAGCTGCGAACTCAGAACTTAGAAGCAATCGAGGATCAGCACACATCCAAGCCCAAAAGGACTTTACGTCAAACAAAGCAGGGTTGGTAGCGGCTAAAGATTTAACTATTAGTGCGAATAATCATCTCAATCTTACCGATACACGCTTACATGCATCAACAGGCAATATTCAATTACAGTCCAGCTCAAAAGAAACGGCGTTAAATAAAATCACGGTTCAAGGTGGAAGTGTTAGCGCAGCAAAAGAGTTTGCAATTTATGCAGACAAAGACATCACCCTAAACAATATCGATTTTATTAAGAAAGCAAATAGTAGCCAAGCTCAAGTCAACAGTATTAATGCCTATGCAGGCAATAATTTAAGTTTTACCACTGCAAATCAAGAATTTCCGTATACGGCTGGGAAAATTCAACTGGGTGCAGGCAATCAGTTGAGATTAGAAGGTAAGGATAAAAACTCTAAGTTATCAGGAGGTGGCGGGTTAAAACTTTCTGGGAAAAATGTTACCACTAAAAATATTTATATGACGGGTTCTGGGGCGAATGGTGTTGATATTGTGAGTGATGGTGGCAATATCTTACTTGATCAAGGAAGTCGACTCTGGGCAAATACAGGTGATATAAACATTAATGCCTTAAATGGCAGTATTACTGCAAATAGCCTACAAGTAGGTACTTTAGGTAAGGCATCACTACTTGCTAGTAAAAATGTCATCTTAGCTGCAAACAAAGTTGAAACCGCTGTAACGGGCACAGATGCTAAAAATATCACCTATACCCCAAGTAAAATCTCCGCAGAGAAAGGTATTCAGATCGCATCAATTGATAACGGATATCTACGTTTAAACACCATAAATTTAGATGCTAAAAATGGTGATATCCAGTTAGATGCAAAAGGCAATATTAGTCTAGTGCGCTCAGATGTAATTACTCAACAACAAAAGGCAGATGGAAGTTTTAGTCCTAACAAAACTTATTTATGGAGTGAGTTAAACGGTAAAAATATCCTGATCAATAGTGGTGCAAGTAACAGTTTACATTGGGGTAATTTAAACGCCACAGGGAACATCCAAGCGCAAGCAAAAGGCACACAGTTCTTATATGGTATGAACCTTAAGAGTGGTGCAAACACAACTTTACATGCTGATGGACGTCAGACCTTGCATTATGTTACAGCTCAGTCTGCGGGGCATACAGCATTGAGCACTAAAGATAGGCTGCATTTGAGTTCAAGTATAGTCGCTGCTGACGGTACGACAAACTGGGGGGTGGGTAATACCGTCAAGCTACAAGCTGATGGTGTGCTTTCATTAGTTAGTGGTGCTGGTCAGTATCTACAAAATACAGACCTTAAAGGTGGTGCTGTGCTGATTGAAAGCGGTTCTGGCTTTGATGTGAATAAGAATGTCAAAGTGACAGCTACAGGCTCACCGCTATTGAATAATGACAAGGACCTAAAAAAACTCAATGGTAATTTAAGTATTCAAACCAACGATAATTTAACCATTGATCCTAAGTTACTGACACTGAGTGCGGTGGGTGATTATGATCTGATGAGTAAAAAAGGTGACTTAACACTTATTGGACATGGTGGGACTAAGGGTAATGGTAGTGAGCAAGTCGTTAAGCTTAACACCGCCAATGGTGGAATCAATCTTGCTGGTCAAAAAGTGGAGTTGCAGGGAACGCAATTAAATGCTGCTAAAGATATCTCGATTGTATCGACTGATGGTGATTTGATTATAGATGGCGTGAAGAATACGTTGACAAGTCAGCCATCAACAAAACATATCAATGATTTAAGTGAAAGAAAGGATTATTTAGATCAAGAATATACCGCATTGCGTAACGATGAAAATTATAAAAGAATGATGTATTTAGTGAACCATGAATACACAACAAAAAATGGAGTGATTGGTGCATTAAACGAAATAAAATTATTGGTAGAGAAATTAAACGAAAGATATTTAATTACCGTCACTCCGTATGGGGATGGACTTACTACTCGTATTGACCTTGCCAATCGTCGGACAATGTATATTACAGATGTAACTGTTGCCCAACCTTATAAACAAGAATTTGAAGATATCAAACAAACAATTGCGATTTTAGGTAAAAATGTAACTGGCTACGAACACCTAGGCGCAACCCTGACGAGCACTATAGGTAATATCAATCTCGCGTCAAACAAAGGTTTAAGTATTAGTGGTTCAACTATTGATGCTCAAAGAGGTGCTGTTCTAATTGAAGCAGCAGGAACATTGGCAAATGAAGAATATCAAATTCAGGGTGAATTTAAGAGCGATATAAAAAATAGTGTTAAACAAGGAAAAATTAAGGGAAGCATCATTATCGATGCCACCCAAGATTCTTACGAAATTGGTCAAGTGACCAACACTGATTATAATTGGCGTAGCCCTGTAAATGCGACCACGATCAACGGTGATAAAGGCGTTAAAATCAAAGCCGCAGGCAAAAGCGCGACAGATAATTTGATCTTACAAGGCGTAGGGATTACATCGAATAATGGTAATGTCGATATTGAAGCCTATAAGAATATTATTTTTGATGTAGCTGTTGAAAACGCTTATGACAAGAGTAAGAAAACAGAAACTAAACGCAAATGGTATGGCAAGAAAAAGACCACAACCACGATAAAAACGGCTGAACGTGTTGGTGGAGTATCGGTCGATATTGATGCAAAAAATATCAATATTACAAGTGAAGAGGCGAAAAAGGCTGATGATAAAGAAACTGGAACCCATCGTACCAGTATCGACATGTATTCGAGTCAGTTAACGGCGCATGGCGGTAAAGTTAAGATTTTAGCGGGTGGAGATATCAATCTTTTAACTGCTGATAATCTCTCTAAAGATACCCTCGATATCAGTAAAAGTAACTCGTGGATGGGTATTAAACTCAATAAATCTAAATATACCAGCACTCGAAATATTAAATCAGAACTACCTGCTGTTTTAGAAGCAAGTTATATCGGTGCTCAAGCCGATGGCAATATTGTTTTAAAAGGTACTGAGTTTAATTATTTGGAAGGTGCGGACATACAAGCTGGTCAGGAAATTTATCTGCTTGGTGCATCGAAACTTGTAGAAGCAACAAAGACTAAAACAAGTAACAGTGTGGTTTGGCAATCAATGCAAGACCAAGGGTCGATTACTGAAACATCGAAGTTACCTACCTTTAATGGACCTGTTGCACCGAAGTTTGTTGGTAGTTTAACTGTTCAAGTGCCTGTTGCCAAAAGAACAGCTAACCAAAAAGAGTTGATAGCAGAAATTGAAAAACTCGCTAAGACACCTGGAAATGCGTACCTCAAATCTCTAGTTGATAACAAAGATCAAAAAGTAAACTGGGAACAAATCCTTTTAACCAATGAAGATTGGGATTATAAGTCTCAAGGCTTAACTGCGGCTGGTGCCGCTATTTTAGCGATTGTGATTGCGGCAGTAACAGCTGGTGCTGGGGCAGCGGCTCTTGGGACAACAGCTACAGTTTCGTCTGCGACAACAATTACTGTCGGAGGCACACAAGTAGCGATTGCAGCTGGGGGAACGATTACTACATTTGGTGGAAGTATTATTGGCTATACAGCCGCATCAGGTGCAGCAGCAGTATTTAGTACCGCAGGGGCAATGATTAATGCAGGATTGACTGCTTTAGCGACACAAGCTTCTATTAGTGCGGTAAATAATGGTGGAGATTTAACTAAGGTTCTCAAGGAGTTGGGAAGTAAAGACTCAGTCAAGAGTTTAGTAACAACGGTCGTTACTGTTGGCATTATGGATTCTATTGGTGCAAGTTTTGATATTAAACTTAAAGACATGCCTCAGCTAGAAAAAATGGCAAATGGATTTGTTCAAGGTGTTAGTTCTAATATCATAAGTAGTACCGTACAAGGTCAAAGTTTATCAGATAGTCTTGAGAAAGCATTATTAGCAGGACTTGCGTCATCATTACAAGGTGGGCTTTCAGGCGAAATTAAGCAACTGGAAGACATAAACTATCTTTTGCATAAAATTGCTCATGCAGCGGCTGGTTGTTTAGCTGGAGCATTACAGAAAAGTTGTGAAGCAGGTGCTATTGGTGCTGTTGTCGGAGAAATGGCAGCTGATCTAGTTCCTCGAAGCAAAGAGCTCAAAGATATGACACCGCAAGAGCGGGATGCATATAATAAAAAGGTTGTAGCAACCGCACAACTTATAGCGGGGACAGTATCTGCTTATAGTGGCTATGATGTGAATACTGCTGCAAATAGTGCGGCGGTAGCGGTAACAAACAATTATTTAACCAGTAAAGAGGTTAATGAACTCAAAGCTGAACTTGATAAGTGCACGGATAACCAGTGCAAGACAAATGCATTTATGAAGTATAAAGTAGTTAGTGATGCCAATGATGCGGCATTAAGAGCTGCGTGTAGTGGCTTAGGGTTAAATAGCAATGCTTGTACAGGACATATTAATGCATTGCTAGATGGTTTGTCTCAAGCACAAAATGTGAAGTTAAAAAGTCAATATATGGCATTTAATAGTCTGGGTAAATTTGACAATACCGTCCAATTAAAAGCAGATGCGATAAAAGCCACTAATATTTTTACAACTTGGGCAAACACGAATTGTGGTAGTGGTGTAAGTGAGGCTGTTTGTAAAAGTAGATATGATGCGTTAGATGTAAAACGAAAAGAAGAATTACAAAATGCGCTTGATGTCATTGCGTGGATGCCTGTAGCAGGCAATGCAATGAGTATGGCGGATAGCTTTAAAGTATTATTAACTGGCACAGGTATAGCTGGTTTAGAACAAAACCGATTACTGGCCGCAGCCAATATTGTATCGGCAGGATTCGGGAATCGGGTAACTCGAACGCATAATGCTACAAATGTTGTTAATCATGCGCCAAGATTGAAGCCAAGAATAGAAAATGGTAATTCAAAAGAAGGATGGCAACATATAGATGAGAGACATATATCTGGTACAAGTGCAAAAGGTGCTGGAGATTTATTTGTAAAAGGAACAACGAGAAGCCAAATAGAGGAAGCATCAACTCAACTTGTTCTGAGTGGTACTCGAATATCAGACCCATCATCAAGACTACAGACATATGAAAAACGGATAGTTATTAATGGACAGCGGGATAGGGTTCGAGTTGTTGTTGACTCACATGATAAGAATCGTGTTATTACAATATTCCCAGTACGGAGCGAATAA